The Grus americana isolate bGruAme1 chromosome 8, bGruAme1.mat, whole genome shotgun sequence genome includes a region encoding these proteins:
- the RXRG gene encoding retinoic acid receptor RXR-gamma isoform X2: MYGNYPHFIKFPAGFGNSPVHASSTSVSPSSSLSTGNSVDGHHNYLEAPANASRALPSPMNTIGSPVNALGSPYRVITSSIGSHPVTLSSAPGMNFMTHASPQLNVLNNISSSEDVKPLPGLPGIGNMNYPSTSPGSLAKHICAICGDRSSGKHYGVYSCEGCKGFFKRTIRKDLIYTCRDNKDCLIDKRQRNRCQYCRYQKCLAMGMKREAVQEERQRSRERSENEAESTSSGSEDMPVERILEAELAVEPKTEAYGDVNAESSTNDPVTNICHAADKQLFTLVEWAKRIPHFSDLTLEDQVILLRAGWNELLIASFSHRSVSVQDGILLATGLHVHRSSAHSAGVGSIFDRVLTELVSKMKDMQMDKSELGCLRAIVLFNPDAKGLSSPSEVESLREKVYATLEAYTKQKYPEQPGRFAKLLLRLPALRSIGLKCLEHLFFFKLIGDTPIDTFLMEMLETPLQVT; this comes from the exons ATGTATGGGAATTATCCTCACTTCATTAAGTTTCCTGCGGGCTTTGGCA ATTCGCCTGTTCATGCCAGCTCCACATCTGTGAGCCCGTCGTCGAGCCTTTCCACAGGAAATTCGGTGGACGGGCACCACAACTACCTCGAGGCCCCTGCAAACGCCTCCCGGGCGCTGCCGTCCCCCATGAACACGATCGGGTCTCCAGTGAATGCGCTGGGCTCGCCGTACAGAGTCATCACATCCTCCATCGGCTCACACCCTGTCACTCTGTCCTCAGCCCCGGGCATGAATTTCATGACACACGCTAGTCCGCAG CTCAACGTCCTAAACAACATCAGCAGCTCAGAGGACGTCAAGCCCTTGCCGGGTCTCCCAGGGATCGGGAACATGAATTATCCATCTACAAGCCCAGGATCCTTAGCCAAACACATCTGTGCCATCTGTGGGGACAGGTCCTCAG GGAAGCACTACGGGGTGTACAGCTGTGAGGGCTGCAAAGGCTTCTTCAAGAGGACGATCCGGAAGGACCTGATCTACACCTGCCGTGACAACAAGGACTGCCTCATAGACAAGCGCCAACGCAACCGCTGCCAGTACTGCCGCTATCAGAAGTGCCTCGCGATGGGGATGAAGAGGGAAG ctgtgcaggaggagaggcagaggagcagggagcgGAGCGAGAATGAAGCCGAGTCCACGAGCAGTGGCAGCGAGGACATGCCTGTGGAGAGGATCCTGGAAGCTGAGCTGGCAGTGGAACCCAAGACGGAGGCATACGGCGATGTGAACGCAGAGAGCTCA ACAAATGACCCTGTCACCAACATATGCCATGCGGCTGACAAGCAGCTCTTCACGCTCGTCGAGTGGGCCAAGCGAATCCCCCACTTCTCTGACCTGACACTGGAGGACCAAGTCATTCTCCTGCGGGCAG GCTGGAATGAGCTGCTTATTGCCTCTTTCTCTCATCGCTCTGTGTCGGTGCAAGATGGCATCCTTCTGGCCACAGGCTTGCACGTGCACCGCAGTAGTGCTCACAGTGCTGGTGTGGGCTCCATATTTGACAG GGTTTTGACAGAGCTGGTGTCCAAAATGAAAGACATGCAGATGGATAAGTCGGAGCTGGGGTGCCTGCGAGCCATTGTCCTGTTCAACCCAG ATGCCAAGGGTTTGTCCAGCCCCTCAGAAGTGGAATCACTGCGTGAGAAGGTCTATGCCACTCTGGAAGCCTACACGAAGCAGAAATacccagagcagccagggcG GTTTGCCAAACTCCTCCTGCGCCTTCCGGCGCTGCGGTCCATTGGCCTGaagtgtctggagcacctcttcttcTTCAAGCTGATTGGGGACACCCCCATCGACACCTTCCTCATGGAGATGCTGGAGACACCTCTGCAGGTCACTTGA
- the RXRG gene encoding retinoic acid receptor RXR-gamma isoform X1, with translation MVESAEQTGRRLEMQPGTQAPYSLETGSFPHFYSPVHASSTSVSPSSSLSTGNSVDGHHNYLEAPANASRALPSPMNTIGSPVNALGSPYRVITSSIGSHPVTLSSAPGMNFMTHASPQLNVLNNISSSEDVKPLPGLPGIGNMNYPSTSPGSLAKHICAICGDRSSGKHYGVYSCEGCKGFFKRTIRKDLIYTCRDNKDCLIDKRQRNRCQYCRYQKCLAMGMKREAVQEERQRSRERSENEAESTSSGSEDMPVERILEAELAVEPKTEAYGDVNAESSTNDPVTNICHAADKQLFTLVEWAKRIPHFSDLTLEDQVILLRAGWNELLIASFSHRSVSVQDGILLATGLHVHRSSAHSAGVGSIFDRVLTELVSKMKDMQMDKSELGCLRAIVLFNPDAKGLSSPSEVESLREKVYATLEAYTKQKYPEQPGRFAKLLLRLPALRSIGLKCLEHLFFFKLIGDTPIDTFLMEMLETPLQVT, from the exons ATGGTTGAGTCCGCTGAACAGACAGGACGCAGGTTGGAAATGCAGCCGGGCACGCAGGCTCCTTATTCCCTGGAGACGGGCTCCTTCCCTCACTTCT ATTCGCCTGTTCATGCCAGCTCCACATCTGTGAGCCCGTCGTCGAGCCTTTCCACAGGAAATTCGGTGGACGGGCACCACAACTACCTCGAGGCCCCTGCAAACGCCTCCCGGGCGCTGCCGTCCCCCATGAACACGATCGGGTCTCCAGTGAATGCGCTGGGCTCGCCGTACAGAGTCATCACATCCTCCATCGGCTCACACCCTGTCACTCTGTCCTCAGCCCCGGGCATGAATTTCATGACACACGCTAGTCCGCAG CTCAACGTCCTAAACAACATCAGCAGCTCAGAGGACGTCAAGCCCTTGCCGGGTCTCCCAGGGATCGGGAACATGAATTATCCATCTACAAGCCCAGGATCCTTAGCCAAACACATCTGTGCCATCTGTGGGGACAGGTCCTCAG GGAAGCACTACGGGGTGTACAGCTGTGAGGGCTGCAAAGGCTTCTTCAAGAGGACGATCCGGAAGGACCTGATCTACACCTGCCGTGACAACAAGGACTGCCTCATAGACAAGCGCCAACGCAACCGCTGCCAGTACTGCCGCTATCAGAAGTGCCTCGCGATGGGGATGAAGAGGGAAG ctgtgcaggaggagaggcagaggagcagggagcgGAGCGAGAATGAAGCCGAGTCCACGAGCAGTGGCAGCGAGGACATGCCTGTGGAGAGGATCCTGGAAGCTGAGCTGGCAGTGGAACCCAAGACGGAGGCATACGGCGATGTGAACGCAGAGAGCTCA ACAAATGACCCTGTCACCAACATATGCCATGCGGCTGACAAGCAGCTCTTCACGCTCGTCGAGTGGGCCAAGCGAATCCCCCACTTCTCTGACCTGACACTGGAGGACCAAGTCATTCTCCTGCGGGCAG GCTGGAATGAGCTGCTTATTGCCTCTTTCTCTCATCGCTCTGTGTCGGTGCAAGATGGCATCCTTCTGGCCACAGGCTTGCACGTGCACCGCAGTAGTGCTCACAGTGCTGGTGTGGGCTCCATATTTGACAG GGTTTTGACAGAGCTGGTGTCCAAAATGAAAGACATGCAGATGGATAAGTCGGAGCTGGGGTGCCTGCGAGCCATTGTCCTGTTCAACCCAG ATGCCAAGGGTTTGTCCAGCCCCTCAGAAGTGGAATCACTGCGTGAGAAGGTCTATGCCACTCTGGAAGCCTACACGAAGCAGAAATacccagagcagccagggcG GTTTGCCAAACTCCTCCTGCGCCTTCCGGCGCTGCGGTCCATTGGCCTGaagtgtctggagcacctcttcttcTTCAAGCTGATTGGGGACACCCCCATCGACACCTTCCTCATGGAGATGCTGGAGACACCTCTGCAGGTCACTTGA